One stretch of Tepiditoga spiralis DNA includes these proteins:
- the argF gene encoding ornithine carbamoyltransferase produces the protein MSVNLRGRHFLTLKEYTPEEIRYLLDLSMDLKAKKRAGIKGNLLEGKNIVLIFEKSSTRTRCAFEVGAYDEGANVTYLTNSQMGKKETIEDTAKVLGRFYDGIEFRGFKQETVETLAKYAGVPVWNGLTDLYHPTQILADFLTVKEHVAKPLNKVKFVFVGDARNNMGNSLMIGAAKTGMDFVALAPKSLWPSEELVNEMKEVAKETGATITLTENVDDVKGADVIYTDVWVSMGEEDKFEERINLLKDYQVNMEMIKKTENDDVIFLHCLPSFHDKNTVVGKDIFEKFGLESMEVTDEVFRSRHSKVFDEAENRMHTIKAVMVATIGNL, from the coding sequence ATGTCAGTAAACTTAAGAGGAAGACACTTTTTAACATTAAAAGAATATACACCAGAGGAAATAAGATACTTATTGGATTTATCAATGGACTTAAAAGCAAAAAAAAGAGCAGGAATAAAAGGAAACTTATTAGAAGGAAAAAATATAGTATTAATATTTGAAAAGTCATCAACAAGAACAAGATGTGCATTTGAAGTAGGAGCATATGATGAAGGAGCAAATGTAACTTACTTAACAAATAGTCAAATGGGAAAGAAAGAAACAATAGAAGATACAGCAAAAGTATTAGGAAGATTCTATGATGGAATAGAATTTAGAGGATTCAAACAAGAAACAGTAGAAACATTGGCAAAATATGCAGGAGTACCAGTATGGAATGGGTTAACAGATTTATACCACCCAACACAAATCTTAGCAGACTTTTTAACAGTAAAAGAACATGTAGCAAAACCATTAAATAAAGTAAAATTTGTATTCGTAGGAGATGCAAGAAACAATATGGGAAACTCATTAATGATAGGAGCAGCAAAAACAGGAATGGACTTTGTTGCATTGGCACCAAAATCATTATGGCCAAGTGAAGAACTTGTAAATGAAATGAAAGAAGTAGCAAAGGAAACAGGAGCAACAATAACATTAACAGAAAATGTAGATGATGTAAAAGGAGCAGATGTTATCTATACAGATGTATGGGTTTCAATGGGAGAAGAAGACAAATTTGAAGAAAGAATTAATTTATTAAAAGATTATCAAGTTAATATGGAAATGATAAAGAAAACAGAAAATGATGATGTTATCTTCTTACACTGTTTACCTTCATTCCATGATAAAAATACAGTTGTAGGTAAAGATATATTCGAAAAATTTGGTCTTGAATCAATGGAAGTTACTGATGAAGTATTTAGAAGTAGACATTCTAAGGTTTTTGATGAAGCTGAAAATAGAATGCATACCATTAAAGCTGTTATGGTTGCTACTATTGGAAATCTATAA
- a CDS encoding M20 family metallopeptidase, with product MNINTDIYKDKLIDSLKKLISIPSVLDENDSNYPFGKNINDALNETLKLCTTLGFKTYRDENGYYGYAEIGQGEELIGILGHLDVVPAGELSNWKFPPFECTVHNEKLYGRGTQDDKGPLLSAIYGTKALMDSGFNFKKRVRFIFGVDEENLWRGINKYLEKEETPSVGFTPDSVFPLIYAEKGLLQATLSSKTNTNIFLDGGKALNAVPDKIIYSSEKIDELEKELKILNYNYSRKNDEIIIHGKSAHASTPQHGINAISRLCIALKNIGIESNTINFIANEIKETYNGELIIPNCEDDVSGKLTINIGRIFINSEKEELGMDIRIPVTIKKETVVNKIKEKASLYGLDYNEYDYLDSIYIPKDHFLIKTLRKVYEEETGLDSTPLTSGGATYARAIKNCVAFGAIFPDSAETEHQPNEYIEIKDLVKCMNIYSKAIFELAK from the coding sequence ATGAATATAAATACAGATATTTATAAAGATAAATTAATTGATTCACTAAAAAAACTAATCAGTATTCCAAGTGTTTTAGATGAAAATGATTCAAATTATCCATTTGGAAAGAATATAAATGATGCTTTAAATGAAACTTTAAAATTATGTACTACTTTAGGCTTTAAAACATATAGAGATGAAAACGGATATTATGGATATGCTGAAATTGGTCAAGGTGAAGAATTAATAGGTATTTTAGGACATTTAGATGTTGTTCCTGCAGGAGAATTAAGTAATTGGAAGTTTCCACCATTCGAATGTACTGTTCACAATGAAAAACTTTATGGAAGAGGAACACAAGATGATAAGGGTCCTTTATTATCTGCTATTTATGGTACAAAAGCTTTAATGGATTCTGGTTTTAATTTTAAAAAAAGAGTTAGATTTATATTTGGAGTAGATGAGGAAAATCTATGGCGAGGAATAAATAAGTATTTAGAAAAAGAAGAAACTCCATCAGTAGGATTTACTCCAGATTCTGTTTTCCCTTTAATTTATGCCGAAAAAGGATTATTACAAGCAACTTTAAGTAGTAAAACTAATACGAATATATTTCTTGATGGTGGAAAAGCTTTAAATGCTGTTCCTGATAAAATAATTTACTCATCAGAAAAAATAGATGAACTTGAAAAAGAGTTAAAAATTTTAAATTACAATTATTCAAGAAAAAATGATGAAATAATAATTCATGGAAAAAGCGCTCATGCTTCTACTCCACAACATGGTATAAATGCAATTTCAAGATTATGTATTGCTTTAAAAAATATTGGTATAGAATCAAATACAATTAATTTTATTGCTAATGAAATTAAAGAAACATATAATGGAGAATTAATAATTCCTAATTGTGAAGATGATGTTTCTGGAAAACTCACTATAAATATAGGTAGAATCTTTATAAATTCAGAAAAAGAAGAATTAGGTATGGATATTAGAATCCCAGTAACTATAAAAAAAGAAACTGTTGTAAATAAAATTAAGGAAAAAGCTTCATTATATGGATTAGATTATAATGAATATGATTATTTAGATTCTATATATATCCCTAAAGATCATTTTTTAATAAAAACTTTAAGAAAAGTATATGAAGAAGAAACCGGTTTGGATTCAACCCCACTTACCTCTGGCGGTGCCACTTATGCAAGAGCAATTAAAAATTGTGTTGCTTTTGGAGCAATTTTTCCAGATAGTGCTGAAACAGAACATCAACCAAATGAATACATTGAAATAAAAGATTTAGTAAAATGTATGAACATATATTCTAAAGCAATTTTTGAGTTAGCAAAATAA